Part of the Fusarium musae strain F31 chromosome 3, whole genome shotgun sequence genome, TAGACATATACTTAGTAACATATCCGATACTTTGACTAAGGTAGTCGACATGCAAAATCCCTGGCGCCAGCGCAGCGCAAGTCCCACTCATCATACAACATATCCAGCAATTATACAAAAATAGCCAATAAAACTAGTCTTCTTCACATGTCATAGCATATCGCCCTCTGCGTGGTCTTGCATACCTGGTGGGAATATACTATTAGCCAGGCGTGATGCCGGTTGAGGCGGTGGTTTCTCCCTGCTCCTCTCGTCTCGTGAACGGCTGCTTAGCCCACGTCTCATCCTCGACTGAGGTCTTCGTGTTGCGGGCTTGATCATATTTTCCAAGTAAAAGGCGCTTTCGGTATGTCCTGTGCCAGgcctctcatcatcagcatcagagaAGCCCCCCATATACTCATCGTCAGAAACAATATCGCCCATCTGTGGTTGATAAGAGGCTGGAGCTGAGGGCGATGTGATGGATCTGGAATGCAGGCCTGGTCTGACAGTAGGAACTACCACACTGAAGGCGCCTGGAGTCATAGTGTTCGAGCTTCCCTCCCTCGATAACCCTGGAGATCGATCAGAGAATCCATTTTGGAAGGAGGTATTGTTCGAGGCTTCATGAAGAATGGGTAGAATCTGCTCATCGTAAAGTTCCGCTCCAGGTTCGAAGGACTCTGGGGTATATTCGGTGATTGTTCTGGAAGAcctgccatcatcatccgtTGTAGGACTGGACGGCTCCTCGAAGAAATCGTCAAGGCTGTCCAGTTTGGTTGCAAGATCCCCTGGGTGAATGTCTCCGCGACCTTCATCAGACAGCATCGTTTCGGTTCGTTCTGGTGCGCCAAAGTAGTTGTATGGAAAGTCGTCGGCATGAAACTCAACATCGGGGGTGGGCGAAGTTTCGGTCAACATCCCTTCTGAGCCCTGGCAAGTATAGAAAGCGGCATGGATATTGGCCCGCGTAGCATCCGTCTTCTTCGCAGGCATAGGAATGGCCCATCCTGATGCCTCGGGTATTCCAAACAAACTCTGCGTACGCTCGTATTCCTTGCGTATCGCCCTCGAGGTTGGCCGCGTCATACTCATCCTCAAATGATGCTTGTCCATATGATTTCCAGACATGGTCATGATGTTGTCCAACACCTCAAGCGCCTCCATACAGAACTCTGTCTGTAGGAGCCGAAGAAGTGGGGAGATCAGATCGGATCCATGTCCAGCGAGCTCAGGCTTGCGCATGTCCACTTCAGGAATTGCGACACAAAGGATCCTCATGGTCTGAATCTTCACCCACGACAACGAGTTTGTGAGGAGCCCGGTTAGGAAAGTCACCATCTGGAAATCCATCTGCGGGAGATAGTATTCTCGTAAAGCTCCCCATAGATCAACAATGAAATCTTTGCTGCTGTCCTGTGGATTCCCCATTGCGAAATCTTCCAGAGCCTCAACGATACCAGCCAAGCCTTGATTATCGGCTTCGTCCTGAAGAAGTCTTGCTGTCTGGATAACGCTTTCGTCCGAGGTGGGTCTCTCAAGTTCATTCAAGAAACGGGGGAAGTTGGCCAGTAACGAGAAGAACAGACGGGACTCGTCGCCGACTAAGCCGTCGCTTGGTAGGTGTACCAACTTATCTATTGTGTCGAGAGTTGGTTGCCAACAAAGCGACGACCGCAAACCCTTGTGAAGTAGAGGCTGGATACCTTCGAATATCCCCTCCCAGCGAGACGGCTGGCCGTCAGCAAGTATTCGTCGCACATTTGGTGAGCTCAAATCCAATTTTGAAAGAAACTTATTGAGCATTTCAACCGCTTCCAAAAATTCCCGCTCGTTGATAGACTCTAAACAAGCACAAGTCGTCCAAAACAGTTGTGGGAAGTTAAGAAGATCTtcagcatcaagcttgacaatGATGGTCTTCAAAGTCGTCAAGATTTCCATGGAAAAGGATTGGATTTCCGGGTCTTCATCAGCAATAGTATTGGACAATCGGGCAAGCATGTCTCCAAGCATTGGCTGGTCCACAGACGTAAGAACGCATCTGAAGATTTGGAACGACCGGCAAGCAAGATGTCGAACTGGGCAGGATGTCGCCCAAGTAAGCGAAAGGCGTCCCCAATGCTCTTTGATTCCGGGGAAGGTCGTCTCAAAGGTTTTGATAACCTCTGTTGTAAGGAATTCCATACTTGGTGGCACTTTGCTATCGTGATCGTCAACCTTGCCGTTGCTATCCTCATATCCCCAGACCACAGAGCGATCGTGCCGACGAATCATGTCTATCAGATCTTCGATAGCTGTCTTGTCAACATCCTGAGTCTGCTCGTCTATCTGCGATATGACCACCTCATGGATGAGATGCACGAGCATCTCTCGTGCCTGCTCCTGAACCAACGGAGTGTAATGATCCCAAAGGACAGTGACgacctgaagaagaagcgggACGTTTTCGTGGGTCAGGTGAACTGGAGATACCATTAAATCCACAAGTAAGATCAATGACAGTTGGCCGAGAGAAAACCCAGCTTGCTTGGTTCCAACTGGAAGAGCCTCTGCCAAGTTAGCACAGTAGGGCAGAAGATTAATGTCAGCTGGGGGCTCAACAGCATCTCGCTTCTCGTTCGGTACCATGGCTTTCGGGGTTATTTGCATAAGAAGGAATTCAACAACCTTGATGCCAGGCGTgctgtttgttgttgagagaaaAACGACAATTTGTTTAGCATACTCCACGAAATTCTGCTCCCGACGCTCAAGACATAACTGCATGATGAATTCGAGAACCAATCGAACGTTTCCTGGGTAAGGCCCAGTTGCAAGAGCCTgccaaagagcttgaacCTCATTATGCAGTGCGCCACTGGATTTGATAGTAATCTCGAGCAGGTTTGCAAGCAATACAAATGACTGTGCCGCAGGTCCACCGCTAGGGTCCAACTTTAACTCAATGGACTGAATCCAGGGCAACATGACTGCAACAACATTTCGCTGAGCCGCAGGTTGAAGATCCTTGAAATAAAGGGTGAATTCGGAGAAGATGTGGAATGCCAGTTCTGTGTGTTGCTTGGCAAGGCGTTTGGAGATTTCGAACTGTGCTAGTTTGTACACGGCCTGCGTTTTGTCTGAGATGCTGATGTCAAAGTCTTGGATCTTGGAATTTCTCTGTTGACGTGCCTCCAAGCTCCGAAGGACAGTAGAAGACTTGGACCGGATCTCGCTTTGATCATTGCCCAATGTGAACAGACACAAACCAAGGAGCTTCCAGAACGGACAAGGATAGTCAATGTGATCCTGGAGAACTTGTGTGACCACGGTGAAGTAGCTTTCGAGAACTTTAGGGGCCTCAGCCAAATAGCAACGTGCAATGCAGTGCTCCATCAAGTAAGGAACCTCCTGATTGTGAACAATCAGGTTCTCGAGGGCTCTTCTGCCGATGACGTTCATCTTATCGCTTCCCGAGTTGAAAATAGAGTCGATCCAAGCAAGCATGCGTCGAACATCAAACTGAAGAACCACGTTACTCTCAGTTGTGACGCTAATTGGTCCGCCACATAAAGCAGCCATTGCACTGAGGGCTGCAGTCCGAAGGTTTCTCTTCTCTATCTCCATCGCAGCGGTAGCAGTGCCTCGCTCGCCCAAGGTCTGTTGGTCAATTAGCGATTGCCGCATGGTGTCCTCTCGAGCACGGATCTGGTTCTGATTCGGCGAGAATCCGCACCAGTCCTCCATCAGCGAGAACGCCGATTTTCGGGATTCAAAAGTCATCCATCGGGACGGATCTTTGGTTCTGTTAATTCCTTCAAATAATGCTTCCATCAGTCCACAGTAATGGCGTCGGAGCTTCTGAAATTCCCAATCCATCTGGACTTCTCCGTCCATCAGGAATAGCTTCAGGTCCTTTGTGTATGTCGTGAGAGTCGTTAAGAAAAACTCGCCGTTGTAAACTTCGGGGTCTCGAAGGAAATGCGCTGTCAACTTGAAAACATGAGTAATTTCCGTTCTGAGAAGATCCATCTTCCTGTTCCTCCTAGGATTGCTGTTTGTCCTCTGATGTATACGAGCCCGTGCCTCATCGTTGCATCGAGACACTTGGCCctgaagctcctcaagaaGAGTCCGATAAATATGAATGTTGATGGACCCCatagcaacaacaacagcgtCCCGAACAGATGCGGAGGAGACGGACAGCATGGGAATGAGGTACTTGAATAACATCCGAGCCGTCAcaatcttgtccttggacGACGCTTTGGATGCCTTCCGGACGTGCTGAGGATCCTGAGCCGTTGGCAAAGCGCCTGGGTCTGCCAGTGTTGTGCAAGCAAAGATTAGATACAGCTTCCATTGCTCCACCATCACCTCGGGATGAGTTGTCGCAGATCGGGCCCCTAGCCTAGCACTTCCTGGTTCGTTGTTGTAGTACAAGCCCCTTGAAGGCTCGGAAAGGTACACGATTGGCTTGTACATCTGCAAAATACGATTGCAAATGAGATCGCGACAAATAGTAACTGTAAACGGACATTTTTCATAAGCCATGCGAATGAGCTTAGGGAAGATTTTAAACCACAAAGTGGTATCATAAGAGACATCACTGGCACAAAGCTCAACGAGAGCACCTTGGTTGTTGGCGTTTTGTAGACCCCGCTGCAGTCGGCTTCGTTCAGCAACAGATAGCTGCTCATCGTTGAAATCCATGACCTTACTGGACTCGTTTTCAAGGATATCAATCAGTCTCATGGAATCCTTATCCTCAGAAGCTTCTTTCCCGAGGGCCTTGTCAAATTCAACAATCAAACGAAGAACAGTCACTGCAAAGTGACGAACTCGTCGTGATTGCGAACAGAGGAAAAACAATCCGTGGGCCTCGGCTTGGTCAACCTCCGCCCAGATACTAGATAGATCAAGCTTGATAGCTCTTTTATCAGAGGCATTAGCTTCAGGTTGGTCTGTAGCAGCATCGCGGGTCTTTTGTCTGATTTCCTCGATCCATATCTGTAGCAGTTCAACGTATAAGCGCAGAGTGTTCTCGATATGACTGTGGCCAAGCATTCCGCCATCAGACATTGTTGAGTATCGATCatcgaagttgaagatgaaacgAGCGAATCCCATAGTGACTTGTTGAGCATGTGATTGTCTGGCAATGGCTTTCAAAGAATTGGCAGATGACTCTGCGATGTTATACTGCACGTGGGCTGTTCCCGTACAGAGCAAATTGATCAGAGAGTTGAAAGGTATGTCAACAGAAAGACAACGGGGTAACGCCTGAACAGCAACATGTAAGAGTTCATAAAACGCTTGTTTTTGATCCGCGGCACTCTGATGGTCGTCTTTGCGAGAGAAGGTAAAGGTCTCAGTTATAGGGGTTTTTGGCAAAGGGCTATTGAACTTCTCATCCAAGGCCGCTTGTCCACCAAAGGTATTGTCACAAATAATCGTGATTTTCCCAAGGATTTCACAGAACTTGAGATAGAAGTCGCGGACTCCGTCGCTCAATACGTGGGTTAAGACCGGGCGAGTGATGTACTCCTCCTTCGAATGCGCATCTGGCTGTGATAGCGGAGAGTTGCGGGCCGAAGACACAGCAGGGGAGACAGGAAACCGATCGGGAGTCGAACTCGAGTTTGGACTTTCAAAGAATTGCGGGAACGGAGGTCGCCCTTGTTCACCCTTCTCCAAATCCGACATTATGTATAGGAAAGCCCTGATGCCAACAACAACCCGGTCAGGGTCCAGTTGCTCAACTTTCAACTCTTTGTTAGAAGTAAAAAGTTCAGCATTGATAAGAGGAAACACAACATTCCTAAAGCAGTATTCAGGATATTTGAAGCCAACGATCCGAATGATCTGGATCAGAGGTTCAGTGCACGGAGTATCCGATGCAACTAAACTTCGCTTGGAAGATGGCAAAACAAGTTTCATGACCTCATCGATTTTGCGGAGGCTATTTTGGAAGGTCTCATTAGTTCGATACAGAAATGTCCATAACAAGCGAGAGATGACCTGAAGACAAAGGGGTTTAGTCATTCGATCCTTGACTTTAGTTTGTAAAGGCAATATCAACTGCAGCCATTGTGATCCAAAATTGTCTGGAGAGGATACACAAAGCAAAGTCGCAGTAAGAGGGAATGCGAAGTTCCAATGCCTCGGCTTCATAAACATTTGTGCGAGGCGAGGTCCGACAGCAGCGAGTACTTCCGCCCACTTTGGATGCATGAAATGGCTGTTGCTTGCCTTTGCGGCgattggaagaagaagcatctCTATCACTTGGCAGAAGGCTGTCTTGACTTTTTGGCCGTGAGATTTCTGGAACAGACGGCCaagtgagatgagaaagtCGCAGGATTGCTCCCAGGCCTCTTCGGGGGAGATCTTGAGCTTAAGGTGCTTCATGCCCCCCAAAACAAGCTCTACCTTTCCCTCTGCATCTCGACCGGAAGAGGAGGTTGGGCTTTTGACCACACGTTCTTGGAGAGAGCTGTCCAGGTCTTCAATGAACCTCCTGGTAACCCCACCAAAGTTGATTCCACTCATGTGTCCGAGCAATTGAGCAAAAAGGTTCCAATTGGCAAGTTTCAGAGGTGAAACCATCAACTGCTCAGTATCGGCGATCTTGAGTTGTCCGAATATAATACTTTCCAGCTTATCCTCCATTTCAGCGGTGATAGACGGCAAGTTGCTTTGACTGATGACTTCGAGGAGAACGCGACAAAGGATGTATATAGATACGGTCGACCGACGTTCAGCTTGTGCTACAAACTCTTGCCTTGCTGCGAGTGTTGACGGACCATTTGGGAAAACAGAATCAGTACCTCCTTGGCCAGGTATCGCAGCTTGTACTGGTTCTGTATTTCTTCGAACAAGAGGTGCCCCCACCGCGGCATTCCGAGATTGCTGAAGATGACTGCGAGCTTCGTTGGCAGCATcacttttactttttctcCAGAGCATCATCGAGTCTACCAAGGCTTTCGGTTTCGGGCTAGCGATATGGCCCAGGGCAACTATCAACTGATCGAACGATGGGTCAACACCGGGTCCGCATATTTGTTCAACATTGGGTTCGGGATCGAACGGAACCGTGACGCATTCTGTCAACTTCTCCTCCGCCTGTGCAATAAACTATTTCAAGTTAGTTGTGGTAAGCATTTACACACTAAAGTTTGTACTGACTGAGGTGAACAAGACATGAAGCGCATATTCGCCAACCGTCTTTTGCTCATCCTTATGACGtgaagagtgagagtgatggGGGGTATGATCGCGCCGAGATTTACTATGCATTCGTTCGAGCTTTCGCTGGGTCATGCCATATGCAGCATCAGAAGCATTAGGACGGTCCATAGGTGCAACATTTCCGGAGAGAGATGTAGGTGGCCGAGAAGGATAACTGGCGTCGCCATCGATACGGGTGGCCACTGATTGCATGTCTGAACGATCAAAGCCGACGCCAGCGGCTGCTATCATCTGCGGGCTGAGGGGACTGGAGCTGGTGCTGGCCAAGCTGCCATTTCTCGAGTGTTGAATGCCGTGGACAATCGAagtttgacgatgatgaccgTATGCGGCGCTCTTCGGGTCGATAATGCGCTCTACAACGCCGCCCAGAGGGCTCCTCGAATGAAGTCGTGGGGATGTCAAGGGCGGGTGCGTCTGGGGGATCTTTTCGGCGGACGATTCTCGTGAGTGCGCAAATCGATGGGCGACCGGCGATTCTGAAGCTACAGGGCGTAATGTTCTATCccacttcttctcatcatcatcttcttcttcttcttcctcctcttcgagTCTAGGAACAGGCCGGGGAGAGAACCTGAGCGTATCCTGCAGGTGGTCCGGCAGCGGCTGCGACGGCACTATGGGTCACACAAGGGGGTTAGTGAACAAGAGATATATCTTTGCCAAATGTTTCAAGATGTTGGTGAAACGACAGCGGAGACGCCTAGAGCAGGGTCTACATGTAAGCACCGCCAACTCTGCTTAGATTGCAGTTATAAATACAGAAGACCCCGCAAGGCTGAATTGTCTGGCTTTTCTTGGGGGAAACTGGTGACGAAGGTATTCCCGCGATAGAGCCCAGATTTTAGAGGTGGTGCGGGAAGAGAggggttggtgttggtgtcaGGTACTGAACGTATTGGAGTGTGGACACCCCTTCTAGGGATTCGGACTTACCCATCCTCAAGTTCTATGTCGCAGTCCCATGATCTATGTTGATTCTTCAATCTCAGTGTCAGTATCGCAACTGagcaaaaacaaaagaaggGAAAACGAGAAAGGCGAAGGATATTTACGGGTCTAAAGGGATGCAACTATGCATGTGCAGTACACGAGGGAGTCTTTTTGacaacaaagacaaagacccAAGAGACCGACTGACTTTGACGGCTGGACCACACGCAATGACGCTACCGTCAGCTTGCCCATGTATTGGCCCGGCCCGCTGTATGGCTTGTCCGACAAGTCTTTACATAAAGAGGCTGTTATGGAGCCAAACGAACCCAGGGAGCTCTAACACATGGCACACATGGCAGTCGATTCGCAGTGTTCTTTTGGCCATATCCTTGCTATCTGCAAGGGCCATGGCCTATCAACGGAACTAAGATCAACCGACATGGGATGACGGGCCCTTGGGAGACAGCGCGCCACTTCTTGCCTGTCGATTGGCTTCTTGGAGAGGGGCTCTAGGTTCGAGATCTTATCTGGGAGACATCAATTCACGAGAATGACTCGGTGAGGCTTGAAGTATGGATACTCCCCAATGCCAAAGCTGGTGGATTATCAGAACATACATATGTAAACGAGAGCACACCTGCACTTGTTAGCAAGGATCAACAGACCTAGATGCTCATCAGCGTAATAGCACTTGTTTCCTCCGCTGATCATTGTACCAGTGTGGAATTGCTTAAAAGATAACCCTTTGAGTTAGCATAATGGATCTCCATGTCGTTCAATATCTCGCTACTTGTATAAGCACCGCACACAACTTCATCATGCGAAGGGATGGTATAAGCGAGGTTTCCATGAGTCAGGGACCTGTATACTCCGTATAGTATCTGTGATATCTCCGCTTCATCCTGGCAGCTCGCTTGCAGAACACGAAGGGTAtagactactccgtacattgAAGCACCATTCGAGAAGCTGATGCTAATTAGAACACGTCACATATTATCAAAAGGTGACCAGAAGAATATTTTAAGCAATGCGACCTGTTTGGTAGACCTGACCAACAAACCACAAGCGTTTGTTTATATAGTACCTGCATACAAAATTCGCAGAAATTCATGTGAAACATTCTTGTGTCATGGTTGTCGATGTCCCGCATTCCAATGGgtgattgactttgagcaACCAAATTGGCAATGGTACCCTAGGCTGTCTTGGTAGCAAAGGATGTGAAAGAAACAAAGGCAAGTGCCACATAGGAAGACTCATAAATAAGGCCCAAGCTTTCTATTGTTCTTATTCAAATACCTACATAGTAGCCTGCTGATAACAGCCACACCCGGATGTTGTGTTCGACTGTTTGTCTCTGGACTGCACAAGTTTTCTTCAATTTGAGGGGTCGAGGCATGTGCACTCGGCACTTCAACAAAGGAGCCGCGGATCGAAACATCGGGATAGTTTCCGCAAAAGAATTCAGGGCGGAACTAAAGTCCAATGCTGCAAGGTGATTCGAAGATCTTGGGGTAAATTTTCTGGCTTTATAAAGATGAGGAGCAGAATTAACGAAGATAGTTGATAATAGATGACCACGTGGAACAAAAACGCGGGGATGGAGAGAATGAATAGGCAATGCTATTGCTCGATATGCCGAGGCCAGTCAAGTCGGCCGGGAGTCGATGACGGGAAGTGCAAGATTCCGTGCAAATGGCGGCTTCATACCTATTGAGCGTGTTCGTTTTCGGAACCCCGCCGGCGCCGGCCACAGTATCTCCTGATTCGACCGCCGTCACTTACCGTTTGATCTTCCGGGCGCCGGCTGCGAGGTCGCTCCATGGAAAGGAAGTGGAAAACACACATCAAGTTCCGAGTTTCCTTGTCTTCTTTATTGTTCTATTCCCTTCTGGCTTTTGAGGCGTCTGTGCGGTCCAAGTAATCCAGCCCAGGACGTCTTTCTTTTCACGTCAAAGAATCACCAACTGGACAGTGAATGAGACACTTTTACCATTTCGAAAGCGACTCTGGCCTGAACCCCTGCAATCCCGCAATTGAGccccaacaacaagaaccCCGGCTTTAACGGTTCAATCCGAGCCAACAACCGAGCGAGATAAAGACCACTGTGGCATTCCGTCGCTGTTCTGAGTAGCACACACCTTTACCCTTTTGAGGAGTTTTCGTTTCACCCTGCTTCGGGTAGGTATTTCCATAATAACTACGAGTTAAAAAGAGTTGGATTTTGGCCGCTGAGTAGATGGGTTTACGTGGCCAAAGTTCATGATTAGTGCTGATCCTTTAAATTGTAAGTGCGGTCCAGCAATCTCAGCTCGCACGATAAAGCATCATCAGGTCATCTCCAACTTTAGCGCGAATTTGTTACTGACTCTCTTTCTAGACACTTCACGCCGTGGCCCactttcctcctcctcctcctcctcccccgcCTCCTTTCCGGCCGATGAGTATTGGGACAAAAACGTTGAAATCTCGTTGAAGCTCGGCAGATCCTGATTTTGTCACCCGCATCGTTGTGTTTGCTGGCTCTGTACCTCTTGACCACGAATTCGCCCCAGCGCTTTCgtagccatcatggctgaacTCGACACTCTGgacatcgtcgtcctcggcgTTATCTTCCTCGGAACGGTTGCATACTTTACAAAGGGCAAGTTATGGGGTGTTACCAAGGACCCCTATGCGAATGGCTTCGCTGCCGGCGGTGCTGCTAAGCCGGGTCGCACGAGGAACATCGTTGAGGCAATGGAAGAATCCGGCAAGAACTG contains:
- a CDS encoding hypothetical protein (EggNog:ENOG41~BUSCO:EOG092601YK), which translates into the protein MVPSQPLPDHLQDTLRFSPRPVPRLEEEEEEEEDDDEKKWDRTLRPVASESPVAHRFAHSRESSAEKIPQTHPPLTSPRLHSRSPLGGVVERIIDPKSAAYGHHRQTSIVHGIQHSRNGSLASTSSSPLSPQMIAAAGVGFDRSDMQSVATRIDGDASYPSRPPTSLSGNVAPMDRPNASDAAYGMTQRKLERMHSKSRRDHTPHHSHSSRHKDEQKTVGEYALHVLFTSFIAQAEEKLTECVTVPFDPEPNVEQICGPGVDPSFDQLIVALGHIASPKPKALVDSMMLWRKSKSDAANEARSHLQQSRNAAVGAPLVRRNTEPVQAAIPGQGGTDSVFPNGPSTLAARQEFVAQAERRSTVSIYILCRVLLEVISQSNLPSITAEMEDKLESIIFGQLKIADTEQLMVSPLKLANWNLFAQLLGHMSGINFGGVTRRFIEDLDSSLQERVVKSPTSSSGRDAEGKVELVLGGMKHLKLKISPEEAWEQSCDFLISLGRLFQKSHGQKVKTAFCQVIEMLLLPIAAKASNSHFMHPKWAEVLAAVGPRLAQMFMKPRHWNFAFPLTATLLCVSSPDNFGSQWLQLILPLQTKVKDRMTKPLCLQVISRLLWTFLYRTNETFQNSLRKIDEVMKLVLPSSKRSLVASDTPCTEPLIQIIRIVGFKYPEYCFRNVVFPLINAELFTSNKELKVEQLDPDRVVVGIRAFLYIMSDLEKGEQGRPPFPQFFESPNSSSTPDRFPVSPAVSSARNSPLSQPDAHSKEEYITRPVLTHVLSDGVRDFYLKFCEILGKITIICDNTFGGQAALDEKFNSPLPKTPITETFTFSRKDDHQSAADQKQAFYELLHVAVQALPRCLSVDIPFNSLINLLCTGTAHVQYNIAESSANSLKAIARQSHAQQVTMGFARFIFNFDDRYSTMSDGGMLGHSHIENTLRLYVELLQIWIEEIRQKTRDAATDQPEANASDKRAIKLDLSSIWAEVDQAEAHGLFFLCSQSRRVRHFAVTVLRLIVEFDKALGKEASEDKDSMRLIDILENESSKVMDFNDEQLSVAERSRLQRGLQNANNQGALVELCASDVSYDTTLWFKIFPKLIRMAYEKCPFTVTICRDLICNRILQMYKPIVYLSEPSRGLYYNNEPGSARLGARSATTHPEVMVEQWKLYLIFACTTLADPGALPTAQDPQHVRKASKASSKDKIVTARMLFKYLIPMLSVSSASVRDAVVVAMGSINIHIYRTLLEELQGQVSRCNDEARARIHQRTNSNPRRNRKMDLLRTEITHVFKLTAHFLRDPEVYNGEFFLTTLTTYTKDLKLFLMDGEVQMDWEFQKLRRHYCGLMEALFEGINRTKDPSRWMTFESRKSAFSLMEDWCGFSPNQNQIRAREDTMRQSLIDQQTLGERGTATAAMEIEKRNLRTAALSAMAALCGGPISVTTESNVVLQFDVRRMLAWIDSIFNSGSDKMNVIGRRALENLIVHNQEVPYLMEHCIARCYLAEAPKVLESYFTVVTQVLQDHIDYPCPFWKLLGLCLFTLGNDQSEIRSKSSTVLRSLEARQQRNSKIQDFDISISDKTQAVYKLAQFEISKRLAKQHTELAFHIFSEFTLYFKDLQPAAQRNVVAVMLPWIQSIELKLDPSGGPAAQSFVLLANLLEITIKSSGALHNEVQALWQALATGPYPGNVRLVLEFIMQLCLERREQNFVEYAKQIVVFLSTTNSTPGIKVVEFLLMQITPKAMVPNEKRDAVEPPADINLLPYCANLAEALPVGTKQAGFSLGQLSLILLVDLMVSPVHLTHENVPLLLQVVTVLWDHYTPLVQEQAREMLVHLIHEVVISQIDEQTQDVDKTAIEDLIDMIRRHDRSVVWGYEDSNGKVDDHDSKVPPSMEFLTTEVIKTFETTFPGIKEHWGRLSLTWATSCPVRHLACRSFQIFRCVLTSVDQPMLGDMLARLSNTIADEDPEIQSFSMEILTTLKTIIVKLDAEDLLNFPQLFWTTCACLESINEREFLEAVEMLNKFLSKLDLSSPNVRRILADGQPSRWEGIFEGIQPLLHKGLRSSLCWQPTLDTIDKLVHLPSDGLVGDESRLFFSLLANFPRFLNELERPTSDESVIQTARLLQDEADNQGLAGIVEALEDFAMGNPQDSSKDFIVDLWGALREYYLPQMDFQMVTFLTGLLTNSLSWVKIQTMRILCVAIPEVDMRKPELAGHGSDLISPLLRLLQTEFCMEALEVLDNIMTMSGNHMDKHHLRMSMTRPTSRAIRKEYERTQSLFGIPEASGWAIPMPAKKTDATRANIHAAFYTCQGSEGMLTETSPTPDVEFHADDFPYNYFGAPERTETMLSDEGRGDIHPGDLATKLDSLDDFFEEPSSPTTDDDGRSSRTITEYTPESFEPGAELYDEQILPILHEASNNTSFQNGFSDRSPGLSREGSSNTMTPGAFSVVVPTVRPGLHSRSITSPSAPASYQPQMGDIVSDDEYMGGFSDADDERPGTGHTESAFYLENMIKPATRRPQSRMRRGLSSRSRDERSREKPPPQPASRLANSIFPPGMQDHAEGDML